From Anopheles funestus chromosome 3RL, idAnoFuneDA-416_04, whole genome shotgun sequence, a single genomic window includes:
- the LOC125771649 gene encoding ribosomal RNA-processing protein 8, translating into MSKLFNECEWEADLPTVGTNFRFSKSWEGKKQRKDQSRLEVQNIESGSHPQNKKSKKPKGWSVLLQKSSNGSEQRNDTFNGSSDGKSNKLNGSKRTYDETLAVNSNKTPNKKFKQNETVKAKGTAKQEDEPSKGKSNGINQRTKLASKTVSRHRRAMEEGTNLGEKLAERLKGSRFRFINEQLYKIPGKEAKKLFQEDPASFEAYHEGYRQQVEQWPMNPLNRMIKSVLKLPKNTIVADFGCGEAKLAASVPNKVYSLDLVANTEDVIACDMANTPLESNFVNVVIFCLSLMGTNLADFFLEANRVLKVGGIMKIAEVSSRFNDVNMFINNVKKCGFKLENKDLKHSLFYFFNFKKERTVFKGATNIKEFSLKPCLYKKR; encoded by the exons ATGAGTAAACTGTTCAACGAGTGCGAGTGGGAAGCTGATCTACCTACAGTTGGAACCAACTTTCGTTTCTCTAAGAGCTGG GAAGGCAAAAAGCAGAGAAAAGATCAATCCCGCTTAGAAGTACAAAATATAGAAAGCGGCAGCCATCcgcaaaataagaaaagcaaaaaacctaAAGGATGGTCGGTACTTTTGCAAAAATCCTCAAACGGCAGCGAACAGCGTAATGATACTTTTAATGGCTCGTCCGATGGGAAAAGTAATAAACTAAACGGTAGTAAGAGAACATACGATGAAACTCTAGCTGTTAATAGCAATAAAACACCGAACAAAAAgttcaaacaaaatgaaacggtGAAGGCAAAAGGAACCGCGAAACAAGAAGACGAACCATCAAAAGGAAAATCGAATGGCATCAATCAACGTACAAAACTCGCTAGCAAAACTGTCTCTAGGCATAGACGAGCTATGGAAGAAGGTACAAATTTAGGAGAAAAACTTGCTGAACGTCTAAAAGGGTCCCGGTTCCGTTTCATTAACGAGCAGCTGTACAAAATACCGGGCAAAGAagccaagaaactttttcaagaaGATCCGGCATCATTTGAAGCTTACCACGAAGGTTACCGCCAGCAGGTAGAGCAATGGCCAATGAACCCACTGAATCGTATGATCAAATCCGTCCTAAAACT ACCAAAAAACACGATTGTAGCTGACTTTGGATGTGGGGAAGCCAAACTGGCCGCATCTGTGCCAAACAAAGTGTATTCGCTTGATTTGGTAGCCAATACCGAAGATGTTATTGCTTGTGATATGGCCAACACGCCGCTTGAGAGCAATTTCGTGAATGTGGTCATATTTTGCCTCTCGCTCATGGGCACTAATCttgctgatttttttctaGAAGCAAACCGGGTTCTTAAAGTTGG agGCATCATGAAAATTGCAGAAGTTTCTTCGCGCTTCAACGACGTAAACATGTTTATCAATAATGTGAAAAAGTGTGGGTTTAAGTTAGAAAATAAGGACCTAAAGCACAGTTTGTtctatttctttaatttcaaGAAGGAGCGTACCGTATTCAAGGGCGCAACGAACATCAAAGAATTTAGCTTGAAGCCATGTTTGTATAAGAAACGTTAA
- the LOC125771647 gene encoding splicing factor 3A subunit 1 produces MAEVQNNGTEKEVDVEKPAPTLSGPIVGIIYPPPEVRNIVDKTASFVARNGPEFESRIRQNELGNPKFNFLSPGDPYHAYYQHKVQEIREGRTDNSSAGTGTASGGLQKAQVPSATQQKQQELLKAVTEQQFVPKDPPPEFEFIADPPSISALDLDIVKLTAQFVARNGRLFLTNLMNREQRNCQFDFLRPQHSLFQYFTKLLEQYTKILVPPKDLMNKLKVESAPGRSSMNVVLEQVKYRANWMKHQEMQSRREEEKVERERIAYAQIDWHDFVVVEVVDYQPYESGNFPPPTTPDEVGARVLMEERMNEEDHDIEMQIESDNDDSDDGPHRSGTEGNGQVKLSQMENLVGKQQKDNTQVQDMDESSTSGDEEGDRTKSLPAPVAPPTHDKVIVKKYDPKQSQKVQKPVPAAADDYLISPITGEKIPAAKVAEHMRIGLLDPRWVEQRDKHIEKVAQENVYAPGAAIEASLKQLAERRTDIFGVGDEEAAIGKKLGEEEPRKDDRVTWDGHTSSVEAATRAARANITLEAQIHQIHKVKGLIPDEEKEKIGPKPIPGTMSTSSKSSLQHQQQQQQHQHQQQQHHQQQQQHHQQQHHQQQQHHQHQHHHHHHQQQQHQHQQQQQNPQLAQMQSQKGMPQMPPHPIPPPVPPMMMMAMGPPPFAVGTYVSPMAPHAAPQMPAGGGAPVLADAQQQQLVGHDIATAMDEPPSKKSRTEDNLVEESVFLQRHSATGPITVQVQCPNMTEKNDWKLNGQVLSLSVNLTDTISSVKAKVQTETGMPPAKQKIFYDGMFFKDNNTIAYYNLLNGVTVALQLKERGGRKK; encoded by the exons ATGGCTGAAGTACAAAACAACGGTACCGAAAAGGAAGTCGACGTGGAGAAGCCAGCGCCAACGCTTTCCGGTCCAATAGTGGGCATTATTTATCCTCCACCGGAAGTGCGAA ATATCGTCGACAAGACGGCTAGTTTCGTTGCCCGTAACGGTCCGGAATTCGAAAGCCGTATCCGACAGAACGAGCTTGGAAATCCTAAGTTCAACTTTCTTAGTCCCGGCGATCCGTACCATGCATACTATCAGCACAAGGTTCAAGAGATACGTGAAGGTCGCACCGACAATTCGTCCGCGGGAACAGGGACAGCATCGGGCGGCTTACAAAAAGCGCAGGTGCCTAGTGCCACGCAACAGAAGCAGCAGGAGCTTCTGAAAGCCGTTACCGAGCAGCAGTTCGTTCCGAAAGATCCGCCACCAGAGTTTGAGTTCATTGCGGATCCGCCCTCGATTTCGGCGCTCGATTTAGATATCGTCAAATTGACGGCTCAGTTTGTCGCACGCAATGGGCGCTTGTTTCTGACTAACCTCATGAACCGTGAACAACGGAACTGTCAGTTTGATTTTCTTCGGCCGCAACATTCGCTATTCCAGTATTTCACCAAGCTGCTCGAACAGTACACGAAGATTCTGGTGCCGCCGAAGGATTTGATGAACAAGCTGAAGGTGGAAAGTGCGCCCGGTCGCAGCAGCATGAACGTTGTACTGGAACAGGTAAAGTATAGGGCGAACTGGATGAAGCATCAGGAAATGCAATCTCGCCGGGAGGAAGAGAAAGTAGAGAGGGAGCGTATCGCGTACGCGCAGATCGATTGGCACGACTTTGTCGTGGTAGAGGTGGTAGACTATCAACCGTACGAGTCAGGCAATTTTCCTCCACCAACAACACCGGACGAGGTCGGTGCCCGTGTGCTAATGGAGGAGCGGATGAATGAGGAAGATCACGACATCGAGATGCAGATCGAGTCGGACAATGATGACAGTGACGATGGTCCGCATCGCAGTGGCACCGAGGGCAACGGACAGGTGAAGCTATCGCAGATGGAAAATTTGGTCGGTAAGCAGCAGAAAGATAATACCCAGGTACAGGACATGGACGAGTCGTCCACCTCTGGCGATGAGGAAGGCGATCGCACTAAATCACTTCCGGCTCCGGTTGCCCCACCAACGCACGACAAGGTCATTGTGAAGAAGTACGATCCGAAACAGTCGCAGAAGGTGCAGAAGCCGGTACCGGCAGCAGCAGACGATTATCTCATTTCGCCCATTACGGGTGAAAAGATTCCTGCGGCAAAGGTGGCCGAACATATGCGCATCGGTTTGCTAGATCCGCGCTGGGTCGAGCAGCGCGACAAACACATCGAGAAGGTGGCACAAGAAAATGTGTACGCACCAGGTGCGGCAATCGAGGCTAGCCTGAAGCAGCTTGCAGAACGTCGTACCGATATTTTCGGTGTCGGTGACGAAGAAGCGGCCATCGGTAAGAAATTGGGCGAGGAGGAACCACGTAAGGACGATCGTGTCACTTGGGACGGACACACATCGAGCGTAGAAGCGGCCACACGAGCCGCTCGTGCAAATATTACGCTCGAAGCACAAATTCATCAGATCCATAAGGTGAAGGGATTGATACCGGACgaggagaaagaaaagattGGTCCAAAACCAATACCCGGCACGATGTCAACATCGTCCAAGTCTAGCctacagcatcagcagcaacaacaacagcaccagcaccaacagcagcaacaccatcagcagcagcaacaacaccatcagcagcagcaccatcagcagcagcaacatcatcagcatcaacaccaccaccatcatcatcagcagcaacagcaccagcaccagcagcaacaacaaaatccacaGCTTGCTCAAATGCAATCACAAAAAGGAATGCCCCAAATGCCACCCCATCCCATTCCTCCACCGGTACcgccaatgatgatgatggccatGGGACCGCCACCGTTCGCCGTCGGTACGTACGTGTCGCCGATGGCACCGCATGCGGCCCCACAAATGCCAGCTGGTGGCGGTGCACCTGTCCTGGCAGAtgcacagcaacaacagctggTGGGTCATGATATCGCAACGGCGATGGATGAACCGCCCAGTAAAAAGTCACGCACCGAGGATAATCTGGTTGAGGAAAGCGTCTTCCTTCAGCGTCACAGTGCAACCGGTCCTATCACTGTACAGGTGCAGTGCCCTAACATGACCGAGAAGAATGATTGGAAGCTAAATGGGCAGGTTCTTTCACTGTCGGTCAATCTGACCGACACGATCAGCTCGGTTAAAGCGAAGGTACAAACGGAAACGGGAATGCCACCTGCGAAGCAGAAAATATTCTACGAT GGTATGTTCTTCAAGGATAACAACACCATCGCCTACTATAATTTACTGAATGGTGTAACGGTCGCACTGCAACTGAAGGAACGTGGTGGACGAAAGAAATAA
- the LOC125771648 gene encoding acetyl-CoA acetyltransferase, mitochondrial: MVLKLAQFASRAIGGRAYYSTSGKRNDVVIVAATRTPIGSFQSSLSSLSASQLGAVAVESVVKQAGIGKEDVQEVYIGNVNAAGMGQAPARQAVIFAGLPKSTICTTVNKVCSSGMKSIMLGAQTLMLGQQEVIVAGGMESMSNVPYYLKRGSTPYGGVNLIDGIVFDGLTDVYNKFHMGNCAENTAKQMGITRKDQDEFAINSYKRSAAAWSAKAFDAEITPVRIAGKRGKPDIVVAEDEEYKRVNFDKFGQLATVFQRENGTVTAGNASTLNDGASAVVLMTAAAAERFKCKPLARVVGFADAETDPIDFPIAPALAVPKLLKQTGVRKEDVAMWEINEAFSLVVVANQRKLDIDPEKVNIHGGAVSLGHPIGMSGARLVTHLTHALKAGQIGCASICNGGGGASSILIEKL; this comes from the exons ATGGTTCTCAAACTTGCCCAG TTCGCTAGCCGTGCTATCGGAGGACGTGCCTACTATTCTACCTCCGGCAAGAGAAACGATGTTGTGATCGTGGCCGCCACCCGTACCCCTATTGGAAGCTTCCAGAGCAGCTTGTCATCGCTTTCGGCTTCCCAGCTCGGTGCCGTTGCCGTTGAGTCGGTTGTGAAGCAGGCTGGCATTGGCAAGGAGGATGTGCAGGAGGTGTACATTGGCAATGTAAATGCGGCCGGGATGGGACAGGCACCAGCCCGCCAGGCTGTCATTTTTGCCGGGCTTCCGAAGTCGACCATCTGCACCACGGTGAATAAGGTGTGTTCGTCGGGTATGAAGAGCATTATGCTCGGGGCACAAACGCTGATGCTTGGCCAGCAGGAAGTGATCGTAGCCGGCGGTATGGAATCGATGTCGAACGTGCCATACTATCTGAAGCGTGGCAGTACACCGTACGGTGGCGTTAACCTGATCGATGGCATTGTGTTCGATGGGCTGACGGATGTATACAACAAGTTCCATATGGGGAATTGTGCGGAAAACACAGCCAAACAGATGGGTATTACGCGCAAGGATCAGGACGAGTTTGCCATTAACAGCTACAAGCGCAGTGCTGCCGCCTGGAGTGCGAAAGCATTCGATGCGGAAATCACACCGGTGCGCATTGCGGGCAAGCGTGGCAAACCGGATATCGTCGTGGCGGAGGACGAAGAGTACAAGCGGGTAAACTTTGACAAGTTCGGACAGCTGGCGACCGTGTTCCAGCGGGAAAATGGTACCGTAACGGCGGGAAATGCTTCAACGCTGAACGATGGTGCATCGGCCGTTGTGCTGATGACGGCCGCAGCTGCGGAACGTTTCAAGTGCAAACCGTTGGCACGGGTAGTCGGTTTTGCCGATGCGGAGACGGATCCGATCGATTTTCCGATCGCTCCAGCGCTTGCCGTGCCGAAGCTGCTGAAACAGACGGGCGTACGCAAGGAGGATGTGGCAATGTGGGAAATTAATGAAGCATTTTCGCTGGTAGTTGTCGCCAATCAGCGCAAGCTTGACATCGATCCAGAGAAGGTAAACATCCACGGTGGAGCAGTTTCGCTCGGTCATCCGATCGGAATGTCCGGTGCCCGTTTGGTGACCCATCTGACACACGCCCTCAAAGCGGGACAGATTGGTTGTGCCTCGATTTGCAACGGTGGAGGTGGTGCATCGTCGATTCTGATTGAAAAGCTGTAA
- the LOC125771650 gene encoding glutaredoxin-like protein C5orf63 homolog: VSFYVSFPRANPVASHCGTVGEIAGKPLLTLYTHDNCTLCDDLVEQLEMQFAGRYTLQKVDITRKENVRFLRLYRYDIPVLFLNGQFLCMHRLNADLLLRRLEELESACSS; this comes from the coding sequence gtttctttttatgtttcctttcctAGGGCCAACCCGGTTGCTTCCCATTGTGGGACGGTAGGTGAAATTGCCGGGAAGCCTCTGCTAACGCTGTACACCCATGATAATTGTACGCTTTGCGATGATCTGGTGGAACAGCTCGAGATGCAATTCGCCGGCCGTTACACACTACAGAAGGTCGACATTACGAGGAAAGAAAACGTAAGGTTTCTACGGCTCTACCGGTACGACATTCCGGTGCTGTTCCTGAACGGTCAGTTTCTGTGTATGCATCGTCTGAACGCGGATTTGCTTCTTCGACGATTGGAGGAACTGGAATCAGCTTGCAGCAGCTAG
- the LOC125768762 gene encoding histone H3.v1-like isoform X1, with protein sequence MYRKQQRIEQQSPCSIPQTQDGLNNVSDLISKFEVRNYPINRGLLPELSSARPGFIVPGTECYEASCRPYGGSARNVYQHYSPTHSPPLGQTRRYRVPNSLPYESQHNDTASLSDGGDSVQSGRMDERRFRQRPSGLYYQNGSLSSLNESDYYEEMFDVGPRAPPTGRFYQPQQQQQRFGDGALLEEVEEAPLSKEQVTSHLSRFGAILQMLSRIPFPRMSVTGMGLCSLVAIFFCPRAIGSNILFPGFRLLFGTLYPAYASYKAVRTKNVKEYVKWMMYWIVFAFFTFIETFTDILLSWFPFYYEIKVIVVLWLLSPATRGSSTLYRKFVHPMLTRREQEIDDYINQAKEKGYTAVLQLGSKGVNYATNVIMQTAIKGGGGLVQTLRKSYSLSDLSEPDTQRTQDEVDEIVNRPQRVLRSKSSRSSSGSRQMEMYFPEVEIAGAPYHAAAAPPYNYIRSSDDISSGYSSAEPGLSRTASMSNTARPRLKSKTREDQDEYGADVFYDEQELFYAGINHEGIRSGNSIPQRASIHELHGGSVSSLPAITQAGHTVESASSAIYSSGTQSAQRIERSGDVPTEVNDKYKLFLAWMEEQQKREKEVQQESTDKVSSNDVNTEDSNMAQREIETGRENGRPLIEEQKLVASVKQDEIERSTNELKPTPDEIVTRADGLSAMEDNFMDTISVSSNENDEFLEVESTPEPMAELIDREKEQQQDTAENKPSEEVKERSESVTIPEETVIAESNVDSDVDREPKMTVETVELPSVIEEKEEQQQPIAVGEEQTPPEPSNLIVSSSSSSNLTSSSSSLAVSEGSTGSVINLANEGTASLQAKKHPSFGKQRKAPPVPPAPEMIVIREPPKTVPTVVSPSSTPSNSRSSGGGISEKRSANSRTSSPSTVAAISMTASEKSKPKKFMSSLTGMFKGHGDTSSSSTSSSRSNESAQLQPPEKMSASCTTLPRTKKPEKVTKTRSKTEKPTV encoded by the exons ATGTACAGAAAGCAGCAACGGATCGAACAGCAGTCGCCCTGTTCCATCCCTCAGACTCAGGACGGCCTTAACAATGTTAGCGATCTAATAAGCAAGTTCGAGGTACGCAACTATCCTATAAATAGAGGACTGCTGCCCGAACTATCATCAGCCCGGCCGGGATTCATTGTCCCGGGTACGGAGTGCTACGAAGCGTCCTGCCGACCATACGGTGGATCAGCACGAAACGTGTATCAACACTATTCGCCGACTCATTCTCCGCCACTTGGGCAAACGCGTCGCTACCGAGTGCCGAACAGTTTGCCGTACGAATCGCAACACAACGATACAGCCTCCCTTAGCGACGGTGGGGATAGTGTACAGTCGGGCAGGATGGACGAACGTCGGTTTCGGCAGCGCCCCAGTGGGCTTTACTACCAGAATGGTTCACTGTCCTCGCTAAACGAGTCCGATTACTACGAGGAGATGTTTGATGTTGGACCACGAGCGCCACCTACCGGTCGGTTCTATCAgccgcagcaacagcaacaacgtTTCGGCGATGGTGCGCTTCTCGAGGAGGTGGAAGAAGCGCCACTAAGCAAGGAACAAGTCACTAGCCACCTGTCACGCTTCGGTGCCATACTACAGATGCTGTCCCGGATCCCGTTTCCCCGCATGTCCGTCACTGGCATGGGGCTTTGCTCGCTCGTCGCCATCTTCTTCTGTCCGCGTGCGATCGGTTCGAATATATTGTTTCCCGGTTTCAGACTACTGTTCGGTACGCTGTACCCGGCCTATGCCTCGTACAAAGCCGTACGAACGAAGAACGTCAAGGAGTAT GTCAAATGGATGATGTACTGGATTGTGTTCGCCTTCTTCACCTTTATCGAAACGTTCACCGACATACTGCTGTCCTGGTTTCCGTTCTATTACGAAATAAAGGTGATCGTTGTCCTGTGGCTTCTCTCACCGGCCACCCGTGGGAGCTCGACGCTATACCGCAAGTTTGTACATCCGATGCTAACACGCCGAGAACAG GAAATCGATGACTACATCAATCAAGCCAAAGAGAAGGGTTACACCGCCGTGCTGCAGCTGGGCTCGAAGGGTGTTAACTATGCCACCAACGTTATCATGCAAACGGCCATCAAG GGGGGAGGTGGACTGGTGCAAACACTGCGCAAAAGCTACAGCTTGAGTGATCTCTCCGAACCAGACACCCAGCGGACGCAGGATGAGGTAGACGAGATCGTTAACCGACCGCAGCGAGTGTTACGATCGAAGAGTTCCCGATCGTCCTCCGGCAGCCGGCAGATGGAAATGTACTTTCCCGAGGTGGAAATTGCCGGTGCACCGTATCATGCGGCAGCTGCGCCACCATACAA CTACATTCGTTCATCGGATGATATAAGCTCCGGTTACTCGAGTGCCGAACCAGGCCTAAGCCGAACGGCCTCGATGAGCAATACTGCGCGGCCGAGACTGAAATCAAAAACACGCGAG GATCAGGATGAGTACGGTGCGGATGTTTTTTACGATGAGCAGGAACTCTTCTATGCGGGTATTAACCATGAGGGCATTCGGTCTGGCAACTCCATTCCACAACGGGCTAGCATCCACGAACTGCATGGTGGCAGCGTTAGTTCACTGCCCGCCATTACCCAGGCCGGACATACGGTGGaatcagcatcatcagcaaTTTACTCTAGCGGCACACAATCCGCACAGCGCATCGAACGCAGTGGCGATGTTCCGACTGAGGTGAATGATAAATATAAGCTATTCCTAGCATGGATGGAGGAACAGCAAAAACGCGAGAAGGAAGTTCAACAAGAAAGTACTGACAAGGTTTCTAGTAATGATGTAAATACCGAGGACAGTAATATGGCCCAACGTGAAATAGAAACTGGACGTGAAAATGGGCGACCTTTGATTGAGGAACAAAAACTAGTTGCTTCTGTGAAGCAAGATGAAATCGAAAGGAGTACCAACGAACTGAAACCAACACCGGACGAAATTGTCACTAGAGCCGATGGTCTTTCGGCTATGGAGGATAACTTTATGGACACAATTTCTGTATCATCGAACGAAAATGATGAGTTTTTGGAGGTAGAAAGCACACCAGAACCTATGGCAGAATTAATTGATCGCGAGAAGGAGCAACAACAGGATACTGCGGAGAATAAACCTTCGGAAGAAGTGAAGGAAAGGTCAGAAAGTGTCACTATACCAGAGGAAACAGTAATAGCTGAATCCAACGTCGATTCGGATGTTGATAGGGAACCAAAAATGACAGTAGAAACGGTGGAATTGCCTTCCGTAatagaagaaaaggaagaacaacAGCAACCGATTGCGGTTGGTGAGGAACAAACGCCTCCGGAACCGTCCAATCTAATAGTGTCTTCAAGCTCCAGCTCCAACTTAACATCCTCCAGCTCATCTCTTGCAGTGTCGGAAGGTAGTACCGGTAGTGTTATTAATCTGGCCAACGAAGGAACTGCATCGctgcaagcaaaaaaacatccgTCCTTTGGGAAACAGCGTAAGGCTCCACCTGTTCCACCAGCGCCGGAAATGATCGTTATACGAGAACCGCCCAAAACTGTTCCTACCGTTGTTTCTCCTTCTTCAACTCCATCGAACTCTCGCTCGAGTGGTGGCGGTATAAGCGAAAAAAGGTCCGCGAACTCTCGCACCAGTTCACCATCAACCGTAGCGGCCATTTCGATGACAGCGTCGGAAAAGTCTAAACCGAAAAAGTTTATGAGCTCCCTGACGGGTATGTTTAAGGGCCACGGTGACACATCGTCCTCATCGACATCGAGCAGCCGTTCGAACGAATCAGCACAATTACAACCACCG GAAAAGATGTCGGCAAGCTGTACGACGCTGCCTCGCACAAAGAAACCGGAAAAAGTCACCAAAACACGctcgaaaacagaaaaaccaaCAGTTTAA
- the LOC125768762 gene encoding histone H3.v1-like isoform X2, with protein MDERRFRQRPSGLYYQNGSLSSLNESDYYEEMFDVGPRAPPTGRFYQPQQQQQRFGDGALLEEVEEAPLSKEQVTSHLSRFGAILQMLSRIPFPRMSVTGMGLCSLVAIFFCPRAIGSNILFPGFRLLFGTLYPAYASYKAVRTKNVKEYVKWMMYWIVFAFFTFIETFTDILLSWFPFYYEIKVIVVLWLLSPATRGSSTLYRKFVHPMLTRREQEIDDYINQAKEKGYTAVLQLGSKGVNYATNVIMQTAIKGGGGLVQTLRKSYSLSDLSEPDTQRTQDEVDEIVNRPQRVLRSKSSRSSSGSRQMEMYFPEVEIAGAPYHAAAAPPYNYIRSSDDISSGYSSAEPGLSRTASMSNTARPRLKSKTREDQDEYGADVFYDEQELFYAGINHEGIRSGNSIPQRASIHELHGGSVSSLPAITQAGHTVESASSAIYSSGTQSAQRIERSGDVPTEVNDKYKLFLAWMEEQQKREKEVQQESTDKVSSNDVNTEDSNMAQREIETGRENGRPLIEEQKLVASVKQDEIERSTNELKPTPDEIVTRADGLSAMEDNFMDTISVSSNENDEFLEVESTPEPMAELIDREKEQQQDTAENKPSEEVKERSESVTIPEETVIAESNVDSDVDREPKMTVETVELPSVIEEKEEQQQPIAVGEEQTPPEPSNLIVSSSSSSNLTSSSSSLAVSEGSTGSVINLANEGTASLQAKKHPSFGKQRKAPPVPPAPEMIVIREPPKTVPTVVSPSSTPSNSRSSGGGISEKRSANSRTSSPSTVAAISMTASEKSKPKKFMSSLTGMFKGHGDTSSSSTSSSRSNESAQLQPPEKMSASCTTLPRTKKPEKVTKTRSKTEKPTV; from the exons ATGGACGAACGTCGGTTTCGGCAGCGCCCCAGTGGGCTTTACTACCAGAATGGTTCACTGTCCTCGCTAAACGAGTCCGATTACTACGAGGAGATGTTTGATGTTGGACCACGAGCGCCACCTACCGGTCGGTTCTATCAgccgcagcaacagcaacaacgtTTCGGCGATGGTGCGCTTCTCGAGGAGGTGGAAGAAGCGCCACTAAGCAAGGAACAAGTCACTAGCCACCTGTCACGCTTCGGTGCCATACTACAGATGCTGTCCCGGATCCCGTTTCCCCGCATGTCCGTCACTGGCATGGGGCTTTGCTCGCTCGTCGCCATCTTCTTCTGTCCGCGTGCGATCGGTTCGAATATATTGTTTCCCGGTTTCAGACTACTGTTCGGTACGCTGTACCCGGCCTATGCCTCGTACAAAGCCGTACGAACGAAGAACGTCAAGGAGTAT GTCAAATGGATGATGTACTGGATTGTGTTCGCCTTCTTCACCTTTATCGAAACGTTCACCGACATACTGCTGTCCTGGTTTCCGTTCTATTACGAAATAAAGGTGATCGTTGTCCTGTGGCTTCTCTCACCGGCCACCCGTGGGAGCTCGACGCTATACCGCAAGTTTGTACATCCGATGCTAACACGCCGAGAACAG GAAATCGATGACTACATCAATCAAGCCAAAGAGAAGGGTTACACCGCCGTGCTGCAGCTGGGCTCGAAGGGTGTTAACTATGCCACCAACGTTATCATGCAAACGGCCATCAAG GGGGGAGGTGGACTGGTGCAAACACTGCGCAAAAGCTACAGCTTGAGTGATCTCTCCGAACCAGACACCCAGCGGACGCAGGATGAGGTAGACGAGATCGTTAACCGACCGCAGCGAGTGTTACGATCGAAGAGTTCCCGATCGTCCTCCGGCAGCCGGCAGATGGAAATGTACTTTCCCGAGGTGGAAATTGCCGGTGCACCGTATCATGCGGCAGCTGCGCCACCATACAA CTACATTCGTTCATCGGATGATATAAGCTCCGGTTACTCGAGTGCCGAACCAGGCCTAAGCCGAACGGCCTCGATGAGCAATACTGCGCGGCCGAGACTGAAATCAAAAACACGCGAG GATCAGGATGAGTACGGTGCGGATGTTTTTTACGATGAGCAGGAACTCTTCTATGCGGGTATTAACCATGAGGGCATTCGGTCTGGCAACTCCATTCCACAACGGGCTAGCATCCACGAACTGCATGGTGGCAGCGTTAGTTCACTGCCCGCCATTACCCAGGCCGGACATACGGTGGaatcagcatcatcagcaaTTTACTCTAGCGGCACACAATCCGCACAGCGCATCGAACGCAGTGGCGATGTTCCGACTGAGGTGAATGATAAATATAAGCTATTCCTAGCATGGATGGAGGAACAGCAAAAACGCGAGAAGGAAGTTCAACAAGAAAGTACTGACAAGGTTTCTAGTAATGATGTAAATACCGAGGACAGTAATATGGCCCAACGTGAAATAGAAACTGGACGTGAAAATGGGCGACCTTTGATTGAGGAACAAAAACTAGTTGCTTCTGTGAAGCAAGATGAAATCGAAAGGAGTACCAACGAACTGAAACCAACACCGGACGAAATTGTCACTAGAGCCGATGGTCTTTCGGCTATGGAGGATAACTTTATGGACACAATTTCTGTATCATCGAACGAAAATGATGAGTTTTTGGAGGTAGAAAGCACACCAGAACCTATGGCAGAATTAATTGATCGCGAGAAGGAGCAACAACAGGATACTGCGGAGAATAAACCTTCGGAAGAAGTGAAGGAAAGGTCAGAAAGTGTCACTATACCAGAGGAAACAGTAATAGCTGAATCCAACGTCGATTCGGATGTTGATAGGGAACCAAAAATGACAGTAGAAACGGTGGAATTGCCTTCCGTAatagaagaaaaggaagaacaacAGCAACCGATTGCGGTTGGTGAGGAACAAACGCCTCCGGAACCGTCCAATCTAATAGTGTCTTCAAGCTCCAGCTCCAACTTAACATCCTCCAGCTCATCTCTTGCAGTGTCGGAAGGTAGTACCGGTAGTGTTATTAATCTGGCCAACGAAGGAACTGCATCGctgcaagcaaaaaaacatccgTCCTTTGGGAAACAGCGTAAGGCTCCACCTGTTCCACCAGCGCCGGAAATGATCGTTATACGAGAACCGCCCAAAACTGTTCCTACCGTTGTTTCTCCTTCTTCAACTCCATCGAACTCTCGCTCGAGTGGTGGCGGTATAAGCGAAAAAAGGTCCGCGAACTCTCGCACCAGTTCACCATCAACCGTAGCGGCCATTTCGATGACAGCGTCGGAAAAGTCTAAACCGAAAAAGTTTATGAGCTCCCTGACGGGTATGTTTAAGGGCCACGGTGACACATCGTCCTCATCGACATCGAGCAGCCGTTCGAACGAATCAGCACAATTACAACCACCG GAAAAGATGTCGGCAAGCTGTACGACGCTGCCTCGCACAAAGAAACCGGAAAAAGTCACCAAAACACGctcgaaaacagaaaaaccaaCAGTTTAA